The following proteins come from a genomic window of Bradysia coprophila strain Holo2 unplaced genomic scaffold, BU_Bcop_v1 contig_138, whole genome shotgun sequence:
- the LOC119074094 gene encoding odorant receptor Or2-like: protein MSTDQTYKFGKNSLIEVSLKLFYFIGMWRQQNSTVVYTVLGYTAQACTSLAWTIAKAIATVMLEKRNELILFGPTTVYAFSNMYRGFLIMWKHKTIDTNLNDIADMLLTKNEYEKVQQKMNFFNRTSLAYITFISLGLVSACVNPIISYGNELPVPVWLPFNDWRNNRLDYVVALLFSYFGIASIVVICSFSPILVWYLIFINTIKVEIFGESLRALGSDASDANNSLRNLINCIRRHREIVSNIKEVEDIFSGVFLYQIVSSAICICSVAYLMADPSSNESNNLLMYVSLAGIYIYEIFLLIYYANETALASDQLSYRLYESNWTCMSIGYQKLMIILMEKWKKPTEFVVGKVFPMRIKILTSILNVAYSILNVLRKGQP, encoded by the exons CAAAATTCAACTGTAGTTTACACTGTACTTGGATACACTGCTCAAGCTTGTACATCATTGGCTTGGACTATAGCGAAAG CTATTGCAACAGTCATGCTTGAAAAGCGAaatgaattgattttgttcGGACCGACAACGGTTTATGCATTCTCAAACATGTATCGCGGATTCCTCATCATGTGGAAACACAAGACTATCGACACCAATTTGAATGACATTGCCGACATGCTATTAACCAAAAATGAATACGAAAAAGTGCagcagaaaatgaatttcttcaatAGAACTTCATTGGCCTACATCACCTTCATATCGCTCGGTTTAGTTTCAGCCTGCGTCAATCCAATTATTTCTTATGGAAATGAGCTACCTGTTCCCGTTTGGCTACCATTCAATGATTGGAGAAACAATCGACTAGATTATGTTGTGGCTCTGCTATTTTCCTATTTTGGAATAGCGTCGATCGTTGTCATTTGTTCGTTTAGTCCGATACTCGTTTggtatttgatttttattaacACAATCAAAGTAGAGATCTTTGGAGAAAGTCTGCGAGCACTAGGCAGTGATGCGAGCGATGCTAACAATTCGTTAAGAAACTTGATAAATTGTATTCGCCGGCACCGAGAAATCGTCTC GAACATCAAAGAAGTTGAAGACATTTTCTCCGGTGTCTTTTTATACCAAATCGTTTCAAGTGCAATATGTATCTGTAGCGTCGCCTATTTAATGGCT GATCCTTCGTCAAACGAATCAAATAACTTGCTGATGTACGTATCACTTGCTGGCATATACATTTACGAAATATTTCTACTCATTTACTATGCGAACGAGACTGCCCTTGCCAGCGACCAACTGTCGTACCGTTTATATGAGTCAAATTGGACTTGCATGTCGATTGGATATCAAAAGttaatgataattttgatggaaaaatggaaaaaaccAACGGAATTTGTTGTGGGAAAAGTGTTTCCGATGAGGATTAAGATACTGACATCT ataCTGAATGTGGCATACTCCATTTTGAACGTACTGAGAAAGGGTCAACCGTAA